TGATAATGATTTTGATGCAGAAGAACATGATCTTGAACTGTACTTAAAATATTCGAAGGTGGTCATATTAAAAAAATAATCGTTCAGGTGGCACTGGATCTTCTGGAAATCAAACGCGCGGTCCAGATCGCAAAAGAAGCTGTAGAGGGTGGTGTTGACTGGATCGAAGCCGGTACGCCACTTATCAAAAGTGAAGGTATGAATTCCGTCAGACAGCTCAAGAATGCTTTCCCAAAGAATGTTATTGTAGCAGATATGAAAACAGTGGATACTGGTGCAATGGAAGTTGAAATGGCAGCAAAGGCAGGTGCAGATGTTGTTATGCTGCTGGGAAATGCAGATGATTCTACAATAGTTGAATCGATTCGTTCAGCCCGTAAATATGGTGTGAAGGTTATGATCGATCTGATATCTGTAGATGATCCATTGCGGCGATCTAAAGAAATGGAGTCCCTTGGGGTCGATTACATAAATGTTCATACCGGTATTGATCAGCAGATGATGGGTATTGAACCTGTATCCATTCTTCAGAATATCTGCAGGGAAGTAAATGTTCCTGTAGCAGTTGCAGGAGGCCTGGATCCCCGGAGTGCAGCCAGAGCTGTAAATGCAGGAGCTGATATTGTGATTGTTGGAGGGAATATCATTCGTTCTGACAGTGTGACCGAGTCTGCCCGTGCTATCAGGAATAGTGTTGACTCTCCAGCTAATGTCACTGAATCTGAAAGATCACGGGATGAGGAAATCCGTGAAATATTAATGGCAGTGTCCACTCCTAATATCTCCGATGCTATGCACAGGAAAGGTGCAATGAATAGAATCCACTCTTGTACAGAAGGTCGGAAAATGGTAGGTACCGCGGTTACTGTCAGAACAATGGAAGGTGACTGGGCAAAGACGGTTGAGGCAATTGATATGGCAGAAAGTGGTGATGTGATAGTAATATACAGTGGTAGCATTGATACTGCATGCTGGGGAGGGCTTGCGACCATGAGCTGTATCAATAAAGGAGTTGCCGGTGTTGTGGTTGACGGAGCTGTCAGGGATATTGATGAGATTAAAAAAATGTCACTCCCAGTCTTTGCAGGAAACAATGTACCAAATGCAGGTGACCCCAAAGGTTTTGGGGAAATTAACAGTGAGATTATTTGTGGAGATCAGACCGTATGTCCGGGAGATTACATAGTGGGTGATGATAATGGTGTTGTTGTTGTGCCTGGAAAAAGGGCATATGAAATAGCCCGGCGTGCAAAAGAGGTTGAGAAAACTGAAAAAAGACTGTATTCTGAAATACAGAAAGGAGGAACCCTTTCAAATATACTTGAACTTGAAAAATGGGAGAAGCACAGATGATTGAGATTCTGAAAGTATTGATATGTATTCCTTTTCTTATATATGCCTGCTATTCTGATATAAAGACCCGTAGAGTATCCAACAGAGTATGGCCCCTGATGCTTGGTGCAGGGTCAATTTTCATAATACATGATCTGGTGAGATATGGTCTGGACCATCTGATTCATCTGGTGTTGTCCTTTGCGTTCATTTTCATTTTTGTATATATTCTGTTCTATCTCAATGCCTTTGGAGGAGCTGATGCAAAGGTCCTGATGGTCATATCCCTCATAATCCCTGCATATCCTGTGATAGAACTGGCAGACGCGACACTGCCCATATATGGTGTGCCATTGATCAATCTTTTTGCTTTTGGGGTTTTTACCAATTCTATAATTCTTACAGTAGTTGTTCCTCTGGGACTTTTTATTTATAATCTCATCAAACTCCCTCTAAATGAGATTAAAAAAAATCCTTTCTATCTCTTTATTGGATACATGCATCCAATTTCAGAACTTGGACAACGTCACCTGAAACTGATTGAAGCATATCAGGAGAATAATGATGGTGAAGTGTCTTCAAAGTTTAGCAGAAGTGGTGTGGATATAGATGACCGGCAATTAAGTACACTTAGATCCTATGCAAAAAAAGGTCTTATTGGTGATAAGGTATGGGTCACACCAGGCCTGCCATTCATGATCCCTATAACTGCAGGCTTTATTGCAGCCGTTATTTTCGGAGATATTATTTTTCATCTGACACTGAACTATCTTGTATGAACAATTTTTAATATAAATTGTCACATATATTTGATGGGAGGAATTAGATTTGACAGACAATGATAACAACAGCTCAGAAACAGATACAGGACCTAAGAAAAGGGTAACAAAAGCCAAAATTGATCCTATCAAGGCAGGAGACAGGCGTGGGGGTAAGAAAAAGGGACTGCTGGATACATGTGAATAAAGCAGATATACAAATGCTTACAGGGGTGTGATGAGGTATGCTCTTTTGAGCTTTCACACACTCTAATCTTTTTTTAATAAATATGTTTTTCATTTTAGTTGCCAGCACTATGAAGTATAAACCTTATGTATAATAAATAACATCTGGTAATCATCACCGATCAGCTGGAGTTTTTTGCAATGGTTAAAGTAGATACGTTTATTCCAAAAAGTATTGAGTACATTAAAAGGGAATGTACTGGGCGGGCTATTATTGCCCTGTCAGGAGGTGTTGACAGCTCAGTGTGTGCAGTACTGGCATACAGGGCAATTGGAGATA
Above is a genomic segment from Methanosalsum zhilinae DSM 4017 containing:
- a CDS encoding A24 family peptidase C-terminal domain-containing protein, which encodes MIEILKVLICIPFLIYACYSDIKTRRVSNRVWPLMLGAGSIFIIHDLVRYGLDHLIHLVLSFAFIFIFVYILFYLNAFGGADAKVLMVISLIIPAYPVIELADATLPIYGVPLINLFAFGVFTNSIILTVVVPLGLFIYNLIKLPLNEIKKNPFYLFIGYMHPISELGQRHLKLIEAYQENNDGEVSSKFSRSGVDIDDRQLSTLRSYAKKGLIGDKVWVTPGLPFMIPITAGFIAAVIFGDIIFHLTLNYLV
- the hxlA gene encoding 3-hexulose-6-phosphate synthase — encoded protein: MIVQVALDLLEIKRAVQIAKEAVEGGVDWIEAGTPLIKSEGMNSVRQLKNAFPKNVIVADMKTVDTGAMEVEMAAKAGADVVMLLGNADDSTIVESIRSARKYGVKVMIDLISVDDPLRRSKEMESLGVDYINVHTGIDQQMMGIEPVSILQNICREVNVPVAVAGGLDPRSAARAVNAGADIVIVGGNIIRSDSVTESARAIRNSVDSPANVTESERSRDEEIREILMAVSTPNISDAMHRKGAMNRIHSCTEGRKMVGTAVTVRTMEGDWAKTVEAIDMAESGDVIVIYSGSIDTACWGGLATMSCINKGVAGVVVDGAVRDIDEIKKMSLPVFAGNNVPNAGDPKGFGEINSEIICGDQTVCPGDYIVGDDNGVVVVPGKRAYEIARRAKEVEKTEKRLYSEIQKGGTLSNILELEKWEKHR